Genomic DNA from Paenibacillus sp. MBLB1832:
CAGCGTAATGTAATTCTCGATGATCCCGTTGTGAACAACCGAGAATTTCAAGGAATTATCCGTATGTGGGTGTGAATTCACGTCAGATGGCTTACCATGTGTCGCCCAACGCGTATGTCCAATACCTACACTGCCGTTCAGAGGCGTCTCATCCAGCTTCGACTCCAGGTTCGCAATACGTCCTTTGGCCTTCTTAATTTGCAACCCATCCGCCGTATACACCGCTACACCTGCAGAGTCATAGCCGCGATACTCCAGCTTTTTGAGACCTTCCAACAAAATCTCCTGAGAATTACGCTTTCCAATATAACCAACAATTCCGCACATAGTTAAATAACCTCCAAATTTTTATAAGCCGCATCGTAAAGGGCTGTTTGTCAAGGATCTCAAATCACAATTAAACATAACTAAATAAATCATCTATAAGAGCGTTTCATCATGTACAAAGCAAAATAATAGACGTTGGATTCTTGTCTGCTCGGTCGCCCGAACGATTTTGCACTCCAACTTAACGGCACTCCTCGTACCGGAAGGTCCCCGCCGAATGTTTCGAACACCTTCACCTCGTCAACTCACAGCGTAGTAACAGCCTTTCGGCTGCATTTCCGTCCCGCCTGCGAGTTCTGGCGCTATTGATTACGTATAACCTCTACCCTGCCTTTCCTTCTAGAGTAACTACATCATATGCATTTTCATTCAAGCACGCAACATTTATTTGGCACACCTCATCCCCCATTTCACCCCAATCAGGCAAAATGAGGGACTAGCCGCCTATTCATTTACACTAATTGCTCTTGAATCACCTTGGCAATATCGTGAACATACGCTTCCACTTGCTCTTTATCAGGACCTTCGGCCATAACACGAATCAACGATTCCGTCCCTGATGGACGAACGAGCACGCGGCCGTTATCGCCGAGCTCATCTTCTACCTTACGGATCGCTTCTTCAATCACCGCATTATCCTTCAGCTTGCTCTTATCCGCTACACGGATATTAACTAATAGCTGCGGGAATTTACGCATAATGCCTTTCAAATCACTCAGCTTGCGCCCGGATTGAACTAGCGTATTTACCAATTGCAGCGCAGTCAGAATGCCATCACCTGTGGAGATGTAGTCGAGGAAAATCACATGACCCGATTGCTCACCGCCGAGGTTGTAACCGCCTTTACGCATCTCTTCCATCACATAACGATCGCCTACAGCCGTTTGCAGAGCCTTCAAGCCCGCTTTTTCAATCCCCTTGAAAAAGCCGATATTCGCCATCACCGTCGTCACAATGGTGCCGTGGTTCAGCTTCCCTTGGCGATTCAGCGCATCGCCAAGAATGCTCAAGATGAAGTCGCCGTCGACTTCATCGCCCCTCTCATCAATCGCGATCAGACGATCCGCGTCGCCGTCAAAGGCCAACCCGATGGCTGCGCCATGCTTAACCACCTCAGCGCGAAGCTTCTCGGGGTGGGTGGAGCCGCAATCATCGTTGATGTTGCGCCCATTCGGCTCCGCGCCGATGGTGATCACTTCCGCTCCCAGCTCGCGGAAGATAGTAGGAGCAAGCTCATAGGCGGAGCCATGAGCGCAGTCCAAAACAACCTTCACGCCAGCGAATGACGCACTTACCGTCTCCTTCAAGAACGCCAGATAAGCGAGCTTCGCATCTGGCTGATCCGAAACCGTGCCGATCTCGCCGCCAACTGGTCGAGGCAGTTCATCCACAGCTGCGTCCAGCAGCTGTTCAATTTCAAGCTCCGTCTCATCCAATAGCTTGAAGCCGTCGCCACCAAAAAACTTAATCCCGTTATCCTCAACTGGATTGTGCGAAGCCGAG
This window encodes:
- the glmM gene encoding phosphoglucosamine mutase; the protein is MGKYFGTDGVRGVANGELTPELAYKVGRCGGYVLTRQAKHPKVVIGRDTRISGPMLEASLVAGLLSIGVEVIRIGVVSTPAVAYLTKKLGADAGVMISASHNPVEDNGIKFFGGDGFKLLDETELEIEQLLDAAVDELPRPVGGEIGTVSDQPDAKLAYLAFLKETVSASFAGVKVVLDCAHGSAYELAPTIFRELGAEVITIGAEPNGRNINDDCGSTHPEKLRAEVVKHGAAIGLAFDGDADRLIAIDERGDEVDGDFILSILGDALNRQGKLNHGTIVTTVMANIGFFKGIEKAGLKALQTAVGDRYVMEEMRKGGYNLGGEQSGHVIFLDYISTGDGILTALQLVNTLVQSGRKLSDLKGIMRKFPQLLVNIRVADKSKLKDNAVIEEAIRKVEDELGDNGRVLVRPSGTESLIRVMAEGPDKEQVEAYVHDIAKVIQEQLV